From the Aquitalea magnusonii genome, one window contains:
- a CDS encoding pilus assembly PilX family protein, which translates to MRRTLNHSLQRGAALVIALVLLVAMMLIGLTAFYSSKQEERLARAGRDGLVAREAAEAALRYAEGQIASGVISSNLGFNSCPNTASTGLCSNYASGPMSVLLASAAIATSPTTVATVPSTAWNGGSLGSYSLRAPRYAIEAIPDQAAGSDLSTESYIYRITGWGFGFNSNIVTVMESIYRPAQ; encoded by the coding sequence ATGCGCCGAACATTGAACCATTCCTTGCAGCGTGGCGCCGCGCTGGTGATCGCACTGGTGCTGCTGGTAGCCATGATGCTGATTGGCCTGACGGCCTTTTACTCGTCCAAGCAGGAGGAGCGTCTGGCGCGTGCCGGGCGGGATGGCCTGGTGGCGCGTGAGGCTGCCGAGGCTGCCCTGCGTTATGCCGAAGGGCAGATTGCCAGTGGTGTCATCAGCAGTAATCTTGGATTCAATAGCTGCCCCAATACCGCATCCACCGGCCTGTGTTCCAACTACGCTAGTGGGCCGATGAGCGTGCTGCTGGCATCGGCGGCAATTGCCACTTCTCCTACCACGGTGGCCACCGTGCCCTCCACGGCATGGAACGGCGGCAGCCTGGGCAGTTACAGCTTGCGCGCGCCGCGTTATGCCATCGAGGCTATTCCGGACCAGGCGGCCGGCAGTGACCTGAGCACGGAAAGTTATATCTACCGGATTACCGGCTGGGGCTTTGGTTTTAACAGCAATATCGTGACGGTGATGGAATCCATCTACCGTCCGGCGCAGTAA
- a CDS encoding biotin--[acetyl-CoA-carboxylase] ligase, whose product MSEHAFAVLRQLSDGRFHSGADIARELGCSRTLIWQAVHAIEQEFGLTVFSVRGQGYKLAEPFEWLDVGLVREALDSPAAETFTLAVTERTDSTNSQLMARAASGGLHGLVLAAEMQTAGRGRLGRRWQTRLGAGLTFSLLWRFERGLAELAGLSLAVGLALARALHRLAVPVQLKWPNDVLLNGRKLAGILIELSGDALGPAAVVIGIGMNLDKPGEVDQPVASLAEAGIRLGRNQLLAALLSELAVVLDTFNREGFAAFRDDWMRCSSHENAPVRLSFSHGEPVDGIARGVAENGALQVETADGSLRIFHAGEVSLRSRA is encoded by the coding sequence GTGAGCGAACATGCTTTTGCCGTACTGCGCCAGCTCAGCGATGGCCGCTTCCACTCCGGTGCCGATATCGCGCGCGAGCTGGGCTGTTCCCGCACCCTGATCTGGCAGGCGGTGCATGCCATCGAGCAGGAGTTCGGCCTTACCGTATTCAGTGTGCGCGGCCAGGGCTACAAGCTGGCCGAACCCTTTGAATGGCTGGATGTGGGGCTTGTGCGCGAGGCATTAGACTCGCCGGCGGCGGAAACCTTCACCCTGGCGGTAACCGAACGCACCGACTCCACCAACAGCCAGTTGATGGCACGGGCTGCCAGCGGTGGCCTGCACGGCCTGGTGCTGGCGGCGGAAATGCAGACCGCAGGCCGCGGACGGCTGGGGCGGCGTTGGCAAACCCGGCTGGGTGCCGGGCTGACCTTCTCCCTGCTGTGGCGCTTTGAGCGCGGACTGGCCGAACTGGCCGGCCTGTCGCTGGCGGTGGGCCTGGCACTGGCGCGTGCCCTGCACCGGCTGGCGGTGCCGGTGCAACTCAAATGGCCCAATGACGTGCTGCTCAATGGCCGCAAGCTGGCCGGCATCCTGATCGAGCTATCCGGCGATGCCTTGGGTCCGGCGGCGGTGGTGATCGGCATCGGCATGAATCTGGATAAACCCGGTGAGGTGGACCAGCCGGTAGCCTCACTGGCCGAAGCCGGCATCCGGCTGGGTCGCAACCAGTTGCTGGCGGCGTTGCTCAGTGAGCTGGCCGTAGTGCTGGACACCTTCAATCGTGAAGGTTTTGCTGCTTTCCGCGACGACTGGATGCGTTGTTCCAGCCATGAAAACGCACCGGTGCGGCTGAGTTTTTCCCATGGCGAGCCGGTGGACGGCATTGCCCGTGGCGTGGCGGAAAACGGTGCGCTGCAAGTGGAAACCGCAGATGGCAGCCTGCGCATCTTCCATGCCGGGGAAGTCAGCCTGCGGAGCCGCGCATGA
- a CDS encoding GspH/FimT family pseudopilin, giving the protein MAVMRQLRGFTLIEVVVVMAVFAILLAIAVPSMSQFVTENRIKQAATDINMTLLNARSNAMRMGVPVVVCASTGVASGGVASCDASSWSSGWVSFVDFQRTGSPTASGVLVVHGAIPSSLYVTVTPSSTTALQYLPGGQLRLQATGTGGSAATTATKIAICDVTGKSSTMAQQVNILSNGRPQQLNLGTCP; this is encoded by the coding sequence ATGGCTGTGATGCGCCAGCTACGTGGCTTTACCTTGATTGAGGTTGTCGTGGTGATGGCGGTGTTTGCCATCTTGCTGGCAATCGCCGTGCCTTCGATGTCGCAGTTTGTGACGGAGAACCGGATCAAGCAGGCCGCCACCGATATCAACATGACCTTGCTGAATGCCCGCAGCAATGCCATGCGTATGGGTGTGCCGGTAGTGGTGTGCGCCTCTACCGGTGTCGCCAGTGGCGGGGTGGCTAGCTGTGATGCAAGTAGCTGGAGTTCCGGCTGGGTGTCGTTTGTGGATTTTCAGCGCACTGGCAGCCCAACGGCCTCTGGTGTGCTGGTGGTACACGGTGCCATTCCTTCGTCGCTTTATGTCACGGTGACGCCGAGTTCCACCACGGCACTTCAATATTTGCCTGGAGGCCAGCTGCGCTTGCAGGCAACCGGTACTGGCGGGTCTGCTGCCACCACGGCGACCAAGATTGCCATTTGTGATGTGACTGGCAAGAGTTCCACCATGGCACAGCAAGTGAATATCCTGTCCAACGGGCGTCCGCAACAACTGAATCTGGGGACCTGTCCATGA
- a CDS encoding type III pantothenate kinase, whose product MKLLLDAGNSRLKWGVHDGQGWQAQGAVAHAQIASLASQWANWPIRSVHAASVAHPAVADAITQATPCAVQWVRSAASFADVRNHYRNPAEQGADRWLAVLAARSLCTADVVVACAGTALTVEALTAEGDYLGGMILPGQALMLRSLAQGTAQLDRMPGQVTAFPQGTEDALASGVLAAQCGAIERMCRQLAHHTGRAMPQLLLTGGDAASIAAQLAVPATIVDNLVLMGLLRVACES is encoded by the coding sequence ATGAAGCTGCTGCTGGATGCAGGCAACAGCCGCCTGAAATGGGGTGTGCATGATGGCCAGGGCTGGCAGGCACAGGGTGCGGTAGCGCATGCGCAGATTGCCAGTCTGGCCAGTCAATGGGCCAACTGGCCCATCCGCAGCGTGCATGCTGCCTCGGTAGCCCATCCGGCCGTGGCCGATGCCATCACCCAGGCCACACCCTGTGCGGTGCAGTGGGTACGTTCTGCCGCCAGCTTTGCCGATGTGCGCAATCATTACCGCAATCCTGCCGAACAGGGGGCCGACCGCTGGCTGGCCGTGCTGGCGGCGCGCAGCCTGTGTACGGCCGATGTGGTGGTGGCCTGCGCCGGCACCGCGTTGACGGTGGAAGCACTCACCGCAGAAGGCGATTATCTGGGCGGAATGATTTTGCCCGGTCAGGCACTGATGTTGCGCAGCCTGGCACAGGGCACCGCCCAGTTGGACCGCATGCCCGGCCAGGTGACGGCCTTCCCGCAAGGCACGGAAGACGCGCTGGCCAGCGGCGTGCTGGCCGCCCAGTGCGGCGCTATCGAACGCATGTGCCGGCAACTGGCCCACCACACTGGTCGTGCCATGCCGCAGTTGCTGCTGACCGGTGGCGATGCCGCCTCTATCGCTGCGCAACTCGCCGTACCGGCGACGATCGTGGATAATCTTGTGCTGATGGGACTCTTGAGAGTGGCGTGCGAATCATGA
- a CDS encoding PilW family protein — MIKHSVRAARSAQGSQAGFTMLELMVSITISLFILLAVSNIFIANQQTLTAQSGNALMTDNGRIGLAVIGRLLKQSGYCDEASYSNTDASGNWVIPCRHINNAAASGSAGSDAYSQISLVASAGVAIASASTSFTLSNGSSASLSAMGQNSDTLSISYITGPQAASYTGMPDCLGNPTPAASNVIVTNTFYIKVQGVGTGSNPQVIRPQLMCNVSWTDINGNALSSSLTSSLVSSGVVAENIERIGVLLGVDSGSDGVPDYYVPPGSSISMSKVYAVRVVLLARQDPVYNQTRASTTTFNMFGASYGATVGSGDNSWVAPLASGTVACSVSNPCWARRLYDSTFVLRNRMS, encoded by the coding sequence ATGATCAAGCATTCTGTCCGTGCGGCCCGTTCTGCTCAAGGCTCACAAGCCGGCTTTACCATGCTGGAGCTGATGGTATCGATCACCATTTCCCTTTTTATTCTGCTGGCTGTCAGCAATATTTTCATTGCCAACCAGCAGACGCTGACGGCGCAGTCGGGCAATGCCTTGATGACCGACAATGGCCGGATAGGCCTGGCAGTGATCGGTCGCTTGTTGAAACAGTCCGGTTATTGCGATGAAGCCTCCTACAGCAACACGGATGCCAGTGGCAACTGGGTGATTCCCTGCCGTCACATCAACAATGCAGCGGCTTCGGGGAGTGCAGGGTCGGATGCTTATTCCCAGATCAGCCTTGTCGCCTCTGCCGGGGTGGCCATTGCCAGTGCTTCCACCAGTTTTACCCTGAGCAACGGTAGCAGTGCCAGCCTGAGTGCCATGGGGCAGAACAGCGATACCTTGAGCATCAGCTATATCACTGGTCCGCAGGCTGCTTCCTATACCGGCATGCCGGACTGCCTGGGCAATCCCACCCCGGCAGCCAGCAATGTGATTGTAACCAACACGTTCTATATCAAGGTGCAAGGGGTGGGGACCGGCAGCAATCCGCAGGTGATACGGCCACAGTTGATGTGCAATGTGAGCTGGACCGATATCAACGGCAATGCCTTGTCCAGCTCGTTGACCAGCAGCCTGGTTTCTTCCGGGGTGGTGGCGGAGAACATCGAGCGTATCGGGGTGTTGCTGGGGGTGGATAGTGGCAGTGACGGCGTGCCTGACTATTATGTCCCTCCCGGCAGTTCCATCAGCATGAGCAAGGTGTACGCCGTGCGGGTGGTGCTGCTGGCGCGTCAGGACCCGGTATACAACCAGACTCGTGCCAGTACGACCACCTTCAATATGTTTGGTGCCAGCTATGGGGCGACGGTGGGGTCTGGCGATAACTCCTGGGTGGCACCGCTGGCTTCCGGCACGGTGGCGTGCAGCGTCAGCAACCCCTGCTGGGCGCGCCGGCTGTATGACTCCACCTTTGTCTTGCGCAACAGGATGTCGTGA
- a CDS encoding type IV pilin protein, whose product MTENNSGFTLIEMMITVAIVGILAAIALPSYRNYIMRGHRSEAETVMMQVAQEQERYYTMNNQYNIGATQVSPLGATGTAILYNITVASGTAPAGFQVNAVPANGQSPDAQCGTLTLDSLGNKGSSGSYATADCWK is encoded by the coding sequence ATGACTGAAAACAACAGCGGTTTTACCTTGATCGAGATGATGATCACCGTGGCCATTGTCGGCATTCTGGCGGCGATTGCCCTGCCGTCTTATCGCAATTACATCATGCGCGGGCATCGCAGCGAGGCCGAAACCGTGATGATGCAGGTGGCGCAAGAGCAGGAGCGCTACTACACCATGAACAATCAGTACAATATCGGCGCCACCCAGGTGAGCCCGCTGGGGGCCACCGGCACCGCCATCCTGTACAACATCACCGTGGCCAGCGGCACGGCTCCGGCCGGTTTCCAGGTGAATGCCGTACCGGCCAACGGCCAGTCGCCAGACGCGCAGTGCGGTACGCTGACGCTGGATTCCCTCGGCAACAAGGGTTCCAGTGGCAGTTATGCCACGGCGGACTGCTGGAAATAA
- a CDS encoding SPOR domain-containing protein has translation MKWFLVLIVVLNLAAAGYGALKQRPPGDVHAQEISPEQVKLLPPDWQPASAPQADASAPLKVVASMPQTEALKPEDLGKSASQPAAAKPAKSEASAATAKAEVKNPPPNKPPEKPTEKTADKPKTEAIKPEPSKALACYDWGTLDAKLLSRVKGGLPSLKLKPEQVVESSKGELKATGKFWVYHPPLATQSETQTLSAELKDKGFDNYIVHSAEFKGSVSLGLFGQEAAAKAMLARVKAAGFDKVAIEQKGQKSAATVLSFKALDAQQAERLHALQKRLTPGIALQTCH, from the coding sequence ATGAAGTGGTTTCTGGTACTGATTGTGGTGCTCAATCTGGCAGCAGCAGGTTATGGCGCGTTGAAACAACGCCCGCCTGGCGATGTGCACGCCCAGGAAATCAGCCCTGAGCAGGTCAAGCTGTTGCCGCCTGACTGGCAGCCAGCCTCCGCCCCGCAGGCCGATGCCAGTGCGCCGCTGAAGGTGGTGGCGTCCATGCCGCAAACCGAAGCGCTGAAGCCGGAAGACCTGGGCAAGTCTGCATCGCAGCCGGCGGCGGCAAAGCCGGCCAAGAGTGAGGCATCGGCAGCCACGGCCAAGGCTGAGGTAAAGAATCCACCACCAAACAAACCGCCAGAAAAGCCCACCGAGAAAACGGCGGACAAGCCCAAGACCGAAGCCATCAAGCCCGAGCCGAGCAAGGCCTTGGCCTGCTATGACTGGGGGACGCTGGATGCCAAGCTGCTGAGCCGTGTCAAGGGCGGCTTGCCCTCCCTCAAGCTGAAGCCAGAGCAAGTGGTGGAAAGCAGCAAGGGCGAGCTCAAGGCCACTGGCAAGTTCTGGGTGTATCACCCGCCCTTGGCCACCCAGTCGGAAACCCAGACCCTGTCGGCTGAATTGAAAGACAAGGGTTTTGACAATTACATTGTGCACAGCGCGGAGTTCAAGGGCAGCGTATCGCTTGGCTTGTTCGGTCAGGAGGCTGCGGCCAAGGCCATGCTGGCACGGGTGAAGGCAGCGGGTTTTGACAAGGTGGCCATCGAGCAAAAGGGGCAGAAATCTGCCGCAACGGTGCTCAGCTTCAAGGCGCTGGACGCGCAGCAGGCCGAGCGTCTGCACGCGCTGCAAAAACGCCTGACCCCGGGTATTGCGCTGCAGACCTGCCATTGA
- the rfaE2 gene encoding D-glycero-beta-D-manno-heptose 1-phosphate adenylyltransferase produces the protein MFYPTPAFEDKICPPEQLAAKLAALPRPIVFTNGCFDILHRGHVTYLAQARALGASLVLGLNTDASVKRQGKGEDRPINNEHNRAAVLAALESVSLVTWFDSDTPAALIELVKPDVLVKGGDWTVDKIVGSAETLARGGQVHSIPFLFATSTTQTINKIRAVEDQA, from the coding sequence ATGTTCTACCCCACACCTGCATTCGAAGACAAGATCTGCCCGCCGGAACAACTGGCGGCCAAGTTGGCCGCCTTGCCGCGCCCCATCGTGTTTACCAATGGCTGTTTCGACATCCTGCATCGTGGCCATGTCACCTACCTGGCACAAGCGCGTGCGCTGGGAGCCAGCCTGGTGCTGGGCCTGAATACCGATGCCTCGGTCAAGCGCCAGGGCAAGGGCGAGGACCGTCCGATCAATAACGAGCACAACCGTGCCGCCGTACTGGCCGCGCTGGAAAGCGTCAGCCTGGTCACCTGGTTTGACAGTGATACCCCGGCCGCGCTGATTGAGCTGGTCAAGCCGGATGTGCTGGTCAAAGGGGGAGACTGGACGGTGGACAAGATTGTCGGCAGCGCCGAAACCCTGGCCCGTGGCGGCCAGGTGCATTCCATTCCCTTCCTGTTTGCCACCTCCACCACGCAAACCATCAACAAGATCCGGGCTGTCGAGGACCAGGCGTGA
- the pilV gene encoding type IV pilus modification protein PilV, with protein sequence MIEVLVVLVIVAIGLLGVAALQLNNLRYSSSSSGRQQAALVAEQLADRMRANPNADYSTASGSYSGNCYSATTNCPSTTATNRAAFDLSEIQTIAASSGLTNPTVSVSKVSSGSVVFGYQVQVRWQERATSVASQVATASMSVLVKP encoded by the coding sequence ATGATCGAGGTTCTGGTCGTGCTGGTGATCGTGGCCATCGGCCTGCTGGGGGTGGCGGCTTTGCAGCTGAACAATCTGCGTTATTCCAGTAGCAGCAGTGGCCGTCAGCAGGCGGCACTGGTGGCCGAGCAACTGGCTGATCGGATGCGGGCTAATCCGAATGCCGATTATTCCACTGCATCAGGCAGCTATAGCGGGAATTGCTATTCCGCCACCACCAATTGCCCTTCTACGACAGCCACCAACCGGGCGGCATTTGATCTGAGCGAGATCCAGACCATTGCCGCCAGCAGCGGCCTTACCAACCCGACGGTGTCGGTGAGCAAGGTATCCAGTGGCAGTGTGGTATTTGGCTACCAGGTGCAGGTCCGTTGGCAGGAGCGGGCTACCAGTGTGGCCTCCCAGGTGGCTACTGCATCCATGTCGGTATTGGTGAAGCCATGA
- a CDS encoding pilus assembly protein: protein MKNRSSMLGLLLLLCWIPLALAASTVSISSLPLAGIGSSYGPNVMFALSVEFPTAGSAFNTKTSISSVADLDVSGVGNTPFLGYFDYAKCYKYTGSGSSGYFTPYSSATLTSVTSGSGNSAKTYQIYTCDGTAWSGNLLNWATMTAIDVFRATLTGGNRALGNGGWSTSSGNTSASTLVSDYSAGDTTSATYLRRAAVVPGQNQSYNLTGKAVSGLTVSSVNYLAKITPYSSTYTNLWFSNGPNYGSGSHPWSVSIYRSSSSSQPSSPYEIDNAITKVCVSGMVETGSTTPYTCKQYGSNYKPEGLIQTNGSKMRFGAASYLVNTQYTQDGGALRARLKYPGISQTVTGSSGSSYILGAEWNSDGTFVVNPDATDAVSHTISSADTSTTYGSTLAVSNSGVVNYLNKFGDTITSNIGYKQYDPAAHLYYAALRYYRNYGNYSTFTNTLSSNTAWQGGFPAITDWDDPVLNSCQKNFIIYIGDTNTHNDIDVPGSSWSGASVPTDDTAFNVATWTKNLGTDEGMSSPQYQTVSTGSGNSPPYIAGMAWWANTNNIRTKSGDTKTASVSSFMIDVVEGGNYKGVGNCSSWSSNVCNAFFMAAKYGGFTDSNANSWPDKASEWASAASTSTGTTGTTSISVFPSPAAGYTGTPTNYAPANNPAAMVTALTNALSTVSGTANASQAGLTGSFTGSRVFNSSSYVFQPAFNSTDWSGDLIANTYALTTSTSGAVSLTFTPAWQAKLKLETQLNNSVTARNVLTYDYTTMTGAAFNTTWYSALSSKTDVPTGTTSFQYTGLNTGGYGTYRVNYLRGDKTQEGSSASPQFRTRNYRMGDVVHSTPVYIPVPTADPSGCSFDANLSNPATDRAAIFARPAAVAVAANDGFLHIFNATYGSSTVGNELAAYLPASIYPSLPNLSSTTYAHQFFNDGSPLYKDVCFLYGSTGAALAKPEARSVVVGTTGAGGSSVYALDVTHVDSLGSSNVLWEFSAKDDAKLGYTIGNPVITKLSNGRPVVIFGNGYNQSSGTTASLFVLYLDKQPGTAWTQGGNYFRIDLPTPTLLNTSPNGLSAPGIVISNGAVNYVYAGDLNGNLWKFDLSSTTPGSWTAPTTPLFTACAGTSTGQTSGTQCTASTLQPITSGVTITRDPLRGYLVLFGTGQYLSGNDLSQNNTQTLYGIRDDGSLSGKTTVTANLLAQSIGSQVTTSTSNGSTLTYYSLSNNTTSSISACSGSASYLPSGCNGWYLPMTASGFTNARVVTTPTLYQNTLAYFTAIVPSSTSVCGSGGQTALFGLNYATGGSSTSAIYDTSGNGVMNSSDQVANAMLSNGISSGTPLIASANGQRYICTVGSAGTISCTAAAQYSSSYGRLSWREIIQSW from the coding sequence ATGAAAAACAGATCATCCATGCTTGGCCTGCTGCTCTTGCTGTGCTGGATTCCGCTGGCGCTGGCTGCGTCCACCGTCTCCATCAGTTCCTTGCCGCTGGCCGGTATCGGTTCGTCTTATGGACCGAACGTGATGTTTGCGTTGTCGGTTGAGTTTCCGACCGCGGGTTCGGCATTCAATACCAAGACCTCCATCAGCAGCGTGGCGGACCTGGACGTATCCGGTGTGGGGAATACGCCGTTCCTGGGCTATTTCGACTATGCCAAGTGTTACAAGTATACCGGATCGGGCAGCAGCGGCTATTTCACTCCCTATAGCAGCGCTACCCTTACCTCGGTAACCTCTGGCTCTGGCAACAGTGCCAAGACCTACCAGATCTATACCTGTGATGGCACGGCGTGGAGCGGCAATTTACTCAACTGGGCCACCATGACGGCCATTGATGTCTTCCGTGCCACCCTGACCGGGGGTAACCGGGCATTGGGAAACGGTGGATGGTCTACTTCTTCAGGTAATACCTCCGCATCAACATTGGTGAGTGATTACTCTGCCGGGGATACAACATCTGCAACTTATTTGCGCCGCGCAGCCGTGGTGCCAGGTCAGAACCAGAGTTATAACCTCACCGGCAAGGCTGTCTCCGGATTGACGGTTAGCAGTGTCAATTACTTGGCCAAGATCACGCCATATAGCAGTACCTATACCAATCTGTGGTTTAGCAATGGCCCCAACTATGGCAGCGGCTCACACCCATGGAGTGTGTCGATATACCGCAGTAGCAGTAGTTCGCAACCTAGCTCGCCTTATGAAATCGATAATGCCATTACCAAGGTGTGCGTCAGCGGCATGGTGGAAACCGGCAGCACCACTCCCTATACCTGCAAGCAATACGGCAGCAATTACAAGCCGGAAGGGCTGATCCAGACCAATGGCAGCAAGATGCGCTTTGGCGCTGCCAGTTATCTGGTGAATACCCAGTACACCCAGGATGGCGGTGCCTTGCGCGCACGGCTGAAATACCCTGGCATTTCCCAGACGGTGACAGGCAGCTCCGGCAGCAGTTATATCCTGGGGGCTGAGTGGAACAGTGATGGCACTTTCGTGGTGAACCCGGATGCCACCGATGCTGTTTCACATACCATTTCCTCCGCCGATACCTCGACAACCTATGGCAGCACACTGGCGGTGTCCAATAGCGGGGTGGTCAATTACCTCAACAAATTTGGCGACACCATCACCAGCAATATCGGTTACAAGCAGTATGACCCCGCGGCGCACCTGTACTATGCTGCGCTGCGCTATTACCGTAATTACGGCAATTATTCCACTTTCACCAATACGCTGAGCAGCAATACGGCCTGGCAGGGTGGTTTTCCGGCCATTACCGACTGGGATGATCCGGTACTCAATTCCTGCCAGAAGAATTTCATCATCTATATCGGTGACACCAATACTCACAATGATATTGATGTCCCCGGCTCAAGCTGGTCCGGAGCGTCCGTACCTACCGATGATACGGCATTCAATGTGGCCACCTGGACGAAGAACCTGGGTACGGATGAAGGCATGAGCAGCCCGCAATATCAGACGGTCAGTACCGGTTCGGGCAACTCGCCACCGTATATCGCCGGCATGGCCTGGTGGGCCAATACCAACAATATCCGTACCAAGTCCGGCGATACCAAAACAGCCAGTGTCAGCTCCTTCATGATTGACGTGGTGGAAGGCGGCAACTACAAGGGGGTCGGTAACTGCTCTAGCTGGAGCAGCAATGTGTGCAATGCCTTCTTCATGGCGGCCAAGTATGGTGGCTTTACCGATTCCAATGCCAACAGCTGGCCAGACAAAGCCAGCGAGTGGGCTTCGGCGGCCTCCACCAGCACCGGTACCACCGGTACCACCTCGATTTCAGTCTTCCCCAGCCCGGCCGCCGGTTATACCGGTACCCCCACCAACTATGCGCCAGCCAATAACCCGGCGGCGATGGTGACCGCGCTCACCAATGCGCTGAGCACGGTATCCGGTACGGCCAATGCCTCCCAGGCCGGGCTGACCGGGTCGTTTACCGGCAGCAGGGTATTCAACAGCAGCAGCTATGTGTTCCAGCCGGCATTCAACTCCACCGACTGGAGCGGCGACCTGATTGCCAATACCTATGCCCTGACCACCAGTACCAGCGGTGCGGTATCTTTGACCTTCACCCCGGCCTGGCAGGCCAAGCTGAAACTTGAAACCCAGCTGAACAACAGTGTGACGGCTCGCAATGTACTGACTTACGACTACACCACCATGACCGGGGCGGCATTCAATACCACTTGGTATTCGGCCCTGAGCAGCAAGACTGACGTGCCTACCGGCACCACCAGCTTCCAGTACACTGGCTTGAATACCGGTGGTTACGGGACTTACCGGGTCAATTACCTGCGCGGTGACAAAACGCAGGAAGGCAGTTCCGCCTCGCCGCAGTTCCGCACCCGCAACTATCGCATGGGCGATGTGGTGCACTCGACGCCGGTGTACATTCCCGTGCCGACGGCAGATCCGAGTGGCTGCAGCTTTGACGCCAACCTCTCCAACCCGGCAACCGACAGGGCGGCCATTTTTGCCCGCCCGGCTGCGGTGGCCGTGGCAGCCAACGATGGCTTCCTGCACATTTTCAATGCCACTTACGGCAGCAGCACGGTGGGCAATGAGCTGGCCGCCTATTTGCCGGCCAGCATCTATCCCAGTCTGCCCAATCTGAGCTCTACCACCTATGCTCACCAGTTCTTTAACGACGGCTCGCCGCTCTACAAGGACGTGTGCTTCCTGTATGGCAGCACCGGTGCCGCATTGGCCAAGCCGGAAGCACGTTCGGTGGTGGTGGGGACTACCGGGGCCGGTGGCAGCAGCGTGTATGCGCTGGATGTCACCCATGTCGACAGCCTGGGCAGCAGCAATGTGCTGTGGGAGTTTTCGGCCAAGGATGATGCCAAGCTGGGCTATACCATTGGCAATCCGGTGATTACCAAGCTGAGCAATGGCCGGCCGGTGGTGATTTTCGGCAATGGCTACAATCAGAGCAGCGGCACCACCGCCTCGCTGTTTGTGCTGTATCTGGACAAGCAGCCTGGTACCGCCTGGACGCAGGGCGGCAATTACTTCCGTATCGACCTGCCAACGCCTACCTTGCTCAACACCTCGCCCAACGGGCTGTCTGCTCCCGGCATTGTCATCAGCAACGGTGCGGTCAACTATGTGTACGCCGGCGATCTGAACGGCAATCTGTGGAAGTTCGACCTGTCATCCACCACGCCGGGTAGCTGGACGGCACCAACGACGCCGCTGTTCACTGCCTGCGCCGGTACATCCACCGGCCAGACCAGCGGCACCCAATGCACGGCCAGCACGCTGCAGCCGATTACCTCGGGGGTCACGATTACCCGTGATCCGCTGCGGGGTTATCTGGTGCTGTTCGGCACCGGTCAGTATCTGTCCGGCAATGACCTGAGCCAGAACAATACTCAGACCCTGTATGGCATCCGGGACGACGGCAGCTTGTCCGGCAAAACCACCGTTACGGCCAACCTGCTGGCGCAGAGCATCGGTTCGCAGGTGACCACCAGCACCAGCAATGGCAGCACACTCACCTATTACAGCCTGAGCAACAATACCACTTCCAGCATATCTGCCTGCTCCGGCTCGGCCAGTTATCTGCCCAGCGGCTGCAATGGCTGGTACCTGCCGATGACGGCCAGCGGCTTTACCAATGCCCGGGTAGTCACCACGCCCACGCTGTACCAGAACACCCTGGCCTACTTCACCGCCATTGTTCCATCCTCCACCAGCGTGTGCGGCAGCGGCGGCCAAACTGCCTTGTTCGGCCTGAACTACGCTACCGGCGGCTCATCCACATCCGCCATCTACGACACATCGGGCAATGGGGTGATGAACAGTTCTGACCAAGTGGCCAATGCCATGCTCAGCAATGGTATCTCCTCCGGGACACCACTGATAGCCAGTGCCAACGGTCAACGTTACATCTGCACGGTGGGTTCGGCAGGCACCATCAGTTGTACCGCGGCTGCGCAGTACAGCAGTAGCTATGGTCGCCTGTCGTGGCGCGAAATCATTCAATCCTGGTGA